In Dehalococcoidia bacterium, a genomic segment contains:
- a CDS encoding dockerin type I domain-containing protein, translated as MRYFSKSSGKPSRAAVKVQLILAVVVMVALAGIAIPVMALDHAEGVNIGSPRGNGASINVTKQVRLGAGDWVDTVNTTVGEYVTFNLTVHNDGTSNLTDIWVTDTLSESLDYLAGTSNVTTPCGSDPTFGPTIVGKKLTWNVSEEHCDPIEPLESVNIVFSANVTSCGVDVNEVSANATYIDYTVFGNDTATVNTVEPNMWVWKFVKVQGGPSWVETTNATLGDILEFKLTTWNSGTCCNVTQIVVTDILPESLTYAHDAKIDYPGNGTVYREPIEDGNNYTWNLSDFVPLQKNGIIDIYFSANVTGCGTGLLNTQTANATCLENEELLLYDEDTVTFNILPEPSINVTKQVRLGSGPWVDTVNTTFGETVTFNLTVQNNGNCSSLEKILVTDTLSPSLGYIGNATIIHPGNATISRAPDQVGNEYTLNLSDFAPLESSDSVYILFSANVTTCGPTDINEVTANATGVEYPYQFVEGTDNATVTVIPEPSINVTKQVRYPWDTGEWMDTVNASVGEYVTFNLTVLNTGICCNLTNIMVTDILSTSLDYLTGTSNLTTPWGSPPTFEPDIDGDEYTWNVTDYAVAHALETYESVNIVFSANVTSCGVDVNNVTANATCEEDEEYWVSGEDTATVNTLQPSMYVLKFVKVQGGPSWVETANATLGDTVEFKLVTVNSGTCCNLTQIVVTDTLPDGLAYIGNATIEHPGNASISRAPDQVGNEYTLNLSDFAPLQDGGIIDIFFSANVTGCGTGLINTQTTNASCVEAGETLGDTDTATINVLPEASINVTKQVRLGAGQWVDTINATFGETLTFNCTIRNTGNCSSLEKILVTDILSPSLGYIGNATIIHPGNASISRAPDQVGNEYTLNLSDFAPLESSDSIYILFSANVTTCGPTDINIQSANATCFEDPSQFVEGTDNATVNVLPNPSINVTKQVWDDLNTKWEDEVIAAIGDTMTFNLTVHNTGTCCNLTDMIVTDILSESLDWDNDFLITAPGYSGTPAPTIDGNEYTWNLTAEVPLLETCESIYVVFNTTVLSCGVDVNEVTANATCDGNEDYWAYDEDTATVNVPPPSIKVIKSVWDPDAYEWANEVDAAISDTVRFRCDIYNDGTSCNLTAIEVHDILSDSLEYAGNVTINGIPFSTPPVWEGPTEFMWEFPSWVLEPDGPHKIIEFDTTVIDCGVDVNRQEAIGYCEGSPADLVYDGDTATVNVPCGPTPTPTPTPTPTPTPTPTPTPTPTPTPTPTPTPTPTPTPTPTPTPTPTPTPTPTPTPTPTPTPTPTPTPTPTPTPPPINAAVEIECCSAVPVAGSCEADITITTNDTDGVGSATVTLTVNTAVVTVGGVAAGQLTSAFSWNTIGATTTITAATGTHPGPGWDGSTVTFATVTLNAVGSVGECSPLNIEATSLYDATLGDPQPIAPTPVTDCEFCITTTPTPTPTPTPTPTSTPPPCRLEGDVSDDDVIDSADFQLIAQHIVGTTTLTGDDFLAADVNDGGTVDVTDLQLMAQYLIGTITEFSGGECIP; from the coding sequence ATGCGGTATTTTAGCAAGAGCTCGGGTAAGCCTTCAAGAGCCGCGGTAAAGGTACAGTTGATACTGGCGGTGGTCGTGATGGTGGCGCTTGCTGGTATCGCGATACCGGTGATGGCACTGGACCACGCCGAGGGTGTAAATATAGGCTCACCCAGGGGGAATGGTGCCAGCATAAACGTGACCAAGCAGGTCCGGCTGGGAGCTGGTGATTGGGTGGATACAGTAAACACCACAGTTGGCGAATACGTGACTTTTAATTTGACTGTTCATAACGACGGTACCAGCAACCTGACCGATATATGGGTCACCGACACCCTCTCGGAGAGCCTGGACTACCTCGCAGGTACTTCAAATGTAACCACACCCTGTGGGTCTGACCCCACATTTGGGCCGACTATAGTTGGCAAGAAGCTTACATGGAATGTCTCGGAGGAGCACTGTGACCCCATCGAACCGTTGGAGAGTGTTAACATCGTGTTCTCCGCCAATGTCACCTCCTGCGGCGTGGACGTAAACGAGGTATCAGCAAATGCCACGTATATTGATTACACGGTTTTCGGTAATGACACAGCCACTGTTAACACCGTTGAACCCAACATGTGGGTGTGGAAATTTGTCAAGGTCCAGGGGGGTCCTTCCTGGGTGGAGACCACTAATGCCACACTTGGCGACATCCTGGAATTCAAGTTAACAACCTGGAACAGCGGCACCTGCTGCAACGTGACCCAGATAGTGGTTACCGACATCCTCCCGGAAAGCCTGACGTACGCTCACGATGCAAAAATAGATTACCCGGGTAACGGGACTGTATATCGAGAGCCGATCGAGGATGGCAACAACTATACGTGGAATCTCAGTGATTTCGTCCCCCTCCAAAAAAATGGGATAATAGACATCTACTTCTCTGCCAATGTAACCGGTTGCGGCACGGGCTTATTAAACACTCAGACGGCAAATGCCACGTGTTTGGAGAATGAGGAGCTCTTGCTTTATGATGAAGACACCGTCACCTTTAACATTCTTCCCGAACCCAGCATAAACGTGACCAAGCAGGTCCGATTGGGCTCTGGTCCGTGGGTGGATACGGTCAATACCACATTCGGCGAAACCGTGACTTTCAATTTGACTGTTCAAAACAACGGTAACTGCAGCAGCCTGGAAAAGATTTTAGTCACCGACACCCTCTCGCCCAGCCTGGGGTACATCGGAAATGCAACAATAATTCACCCGGGTAACGCGACGATATCTCGGGCGCCGGATCAGGTTGGCAACGAGTACACGTTGAATCTCAGTGATTTCGCACCCCTCGAATCGTCCGACAGCGTATATATCTTATTCTCTGCCAATGTCACCACGTGCGGGCCTACGGACATAAACGAGGTAACGGCAAATGCCACAGGTGTGGAATATCCTTACCAATTTGTTGAGGGTACTGACAACGCCACTGTTACCGTGATTCCCGAACCCAGCATAAACGTGACCAAGCAGGTCCGGTACCCGTGGGATACTGGTGAGTGGATGGATACGGTCAATGCCTCAGTGGGCGAATATGTGACTTTTAATTTGACTGTTCTTAACACCGGTATCTGCTGCAACCTTACCAATATAATGGTTACTGACATCCTCTCGACCAGCCTGGACTACCTCACAGGTACTTCAAATCTAACCACACCCTGGGGGTCTCCCCCCACATTTGAGCCGGATATAGATGGCGACGAGTATACGTGGAATGTCACGGATTACGCGGTTGCTCATGCCCTCGAAACGTACGAGAGTGTTAACATCGTGTTCTCTGCCAATGTCACCTCCTGCGGCGTGGACGTAAACAATGTAACAGCAAATGCCACGTGTGAGGAGGATGAGGAATACTGGGTTTCTGGCGAGGACACAGCCACTGTGAACACGCTTCAACCCAGCATGTACGTGTTAAAATTTGTCAAGGTCCAGGGGGGCCCTTCCTGGGTGGAGACCGCTAATGCCACACTTGGCGACACCGTGGAATTCAAGTTAGTAACCGTCAACAGCGGCACCTGCTGCAACCTGACCCAGATAGTGGTTACCGACACCCTCCCGGACGGCCTGGCGTACATCGGAAATGCAACAATAGAGCACCCGGGTAACGCATCGATATCTCGGGCGCCGGATCAGGTTGGCAACGAGTACACGTTGAATCTCAGTGATTTCGCCCCCCTCCAAGACGGTGGGATAATAGACATCTTCTTCTCTGCCAATGTCACCGGTTGCGGTACGGGCCTAATAAACACTCAGACGACAAACGCCTCGTGTGTGGAGGCTGGGGAGACGCTCGGTGACACGGACACCGCCACCATTAACGTGCTTCCCGAAGCCAGCATAAACGTGACCAAGCAGGTCCGATTGGGAGCTGGTCAGTGGGTGGACACGATCAATGCCACATTCGGCGAAACCCTGACTTTCAATTGCACCATCCGCAACACCGGTAACTGCAGCAGCCTGGAAAAGATTTTGGTCACCGACATCCTCTCGCCCAGCCTGGGGTACATCGGAAATGCAACAATAATTCACCCGGGTAACGCATCGATATCTCGGGCGCCGGATCAGGTTGGCAACGAGTACACGTTGAATCTCAGTGATTTCGCCCCCCTCGAATCGTCCGACAGCATATATATCTTATTCTCTGCTAATGTCACCACGTGCGGGCCTACGGACATAAACATTCAGAGCGCAAATGCCACGTGTTTTGAAGATCCTTCCCAATTTGTTGAGGGTACTGACAACGCCACTGTTAACGTGCTTCCCAACCCCAGCATAAACGTGACCAAGCAGGTCTGGGACGATCTTAACACTAAATGGGAGGATGAGGTCATTGCCGCAATCGGCGACACCATGACTTTCAATTTGACTGTTCATAACACCGGTACCTGCTGCAACCTGACCGATATGATAGTCACCGATATCCTCTCGGAGAGCCTCGATTGGGACAACGACTTTTTAATCACCGCGCCCGGGTACTCAGGAACACCCGCGCCGACTATCGATGGCAACGAGTATACGTGGAATCTCACAGCTGAGGTACCTCTCCTCGAAACGTGCGAGAGTATATACGTCGTGTTTAATACCACTGTCCTCTCGTGCGGCGTGGACGTAAACGAGGTAACGGCAAACGCCACGTGTGATGGCAATGAGGATTACTGGGCTTATGACGAGGACACAGCCACTGTTAACGTGCCTCCACCGAGCATAAAGGTTATTAAGTCGGTCTGGGACCCGGATGCATATGAGTGGGCGAATGAGGTCGATGCCGCAATCAGCGACACAGTAAGGTTCCGGTGCGATATCTACAACGACGGTACCAGCTGCAACCTGACCGCGATTGAGGTCCACGACATCCTCTCGGACAGCCTGGAGTACGCCGGAAACGTAACGATCAATGGCATTCCCTTCTCGACACCTCCCGTTTGGGAGGGGCCCACAGAGTTTATGTGGGAATTCCCATCTTGGGTGCTCGAACCGGACGGGCCCCACAAAATCATCGAGTTCGATACCACGGTGATCGATTGCGGCGTGGACGTAAACCGGCAGGAAGCAATTGGCTATTGTGAGGGATCCCCTGCGGATCTGGTTTATGATGGTGACACAGCCACCGTTAACGTGCCGTGCGGGCCAACACCAACGCCTACACCAACGCCTACGCCTACGCCTACACCAACACCGACACCAACACCGACACCGACACCAACACCGACACCTACGCCGACGCCTACGCCTACACCGACGCCCACACCAACACCAACGCCGACGCCGACGCCTACACCTACACCGACGCCGACACCTACACCGACACCAACACCTACGCCTACACCAACACCTACCCCTACTCCTACACCACCACCAATAAACGCTGCTGTAGAGATTGAGTGTTGCTCAGCTGTACCTGTGGCTGGCAGCTGTGAAGCTGACATTACCATAACTACCAATGACACAGACGGCGTAGGTTCAGCTACCGTAACGCTAACAGTGAATACAGCCGTTGTTACTGTAGGCGGTGTGGCGGCTGGACAACTTACCTCTGCGTTTTCCTGGAACACGATAGGCGCTACCACTACCATAACAGCGGCCACAGGTACTCATCCCGGGCCGGGATGGGACGGGAGCACCGTCACATTTGCAACCGTGACATTAAACGCGGTAGGTAGTGTTGGAGAGTGCAGCCCACTGAATATCGAGGCAACATCGCTCTACGATGCGACCTTGGGCGATCCACAGCCAATAGCACCAACTCCGGTTACCGATTGCGAATTCTGCATTACGACTACACCGACACCGACGCCAACACCGACACCGACGCCGACGTCTACACCTCCTCCGTGCAGATTGGAAGGTGATGTTAGTGACGATGACGTCATTGACTCGGCAGACTTCCAGCTAATAGCCCAGCATATAGTGGGGACTACAACACTAACCGGCGATGATTTCCTGGCCGCCGATGTTAATGACGGCGGCACCGTTGACGTAACGGACCTGCAGTTGATGGCACAATACCTTATTGGCACGATTACGGAATTCTCTGGCGGAGAGTGCATTCCCTAA
- a CDS encoding nuclear transport factor 2 family protein: protein MAEPAELEKRIRVLEDIEAIKKLKAKYFRCVDKKLWDEMEEVWVEDAVADYGMGIELLHGRKAIMDFLKKNLGLDSMISAHQGHNPEIEITSDTTARGVWLLNDRLIVQTIATLNGWRYYEDEYVKISGEWKKKSTKITNILEEWTQTKR, encoded by the coding sequence ATGGCTGAGCCGGCAGAGCTGGAAAAGAGAATCAGGGTGCTGGAGGACATTGAGGCGATAAAGAAGCTTAAGGCTAAATACTTTCGATGTGTTGACAAGAAGCTCTGGGACGAAATGGAAGAGGTCTGGGTCGAAGATGCAGTGGCGGATTATGGGATGGGCATAGAGCTACTGCATGGAAGAAAGGCGATTATGGACTTCCTGAAAAAGAACCTGGGGCTGGACTCTATGATCTCTGCTCATCAGGGCCATAACCCCGAGATCGAGATAACCAGCGATACAACAGCCAGGGGTGTATGGCTGCTGAATGACCGTCTCATAGTACAGACGATAGCAACACTCAATGGCTGGCGCTACTATGAAGATGAGTATGTTAAAATAAGCGGCGAGTGGAAGAAAAAGAGCACGAAGATAACAAACATCCTGGAGGAGTGGACGCAGACCAAGCGATAA
- a CDS encoding CoA-binding protein, whose amino-acid sequence MTWDPEFEIAFSPKTVAVVGASRKALPFSDFVGILKNAGFPGRIYPINQKAVGEKIHGLKVYPDLVSVPEPIDLVTVSVPPHAIPSVLEDCIAANTRNIQIYTAGFREAGDEEGIALEKRLKNIAERGGLRIVGPNCMGLHVPASRLTTWLSFDPEPGPVAMLAQSGGHAGQFVFDAPLHRIHPSKVISYGNATVLDSIDFLEYLATDIETEIICMYLEGVSDGRKLTTLVREINKTKPVIIWKGGTTESGAIAAASHTGALGGELAVWDAFFKQTGAVRVDGRYELLDVAMTFRYLRPLASNRVALVGGGGGNSVAGADICARAGLELPTLSEKTRQELRSFMPREGSIIRNPVDIAMAMADLNSLIRSIECAIADPSIDAVIFILSPGLFYLKAAIDPASQMTAIQEATDKQARIILDPLIRLDHENAHRKPLVMVFREDLARFLPGQEDRLRQGLLKEGIPVYHSLERASRAIGKFIRYHQFHRKTDAI is encoded by the coding sequence ATGACGTGGGATCCTGAGTTTGAGATTGCCTTTAGCCCCAAGACAGTGGCTGTAGTGGGGGCCTCCCGTAAGGCGCTACCCTTCAGCGATTTTGTGGGTATCCTGAAGAATGCCGGCTTCCCCGGCAGGATCTATCCCATCAACCAAAAAGCGGTTGGCGAAAAGATCCATGGTCTTAAGGTATACCCCGACCTCGTCTCGGTCCCGGAGCCCATCGACCTGGTGACCGTCTCCGTTCCCCCACATGCAATCCCCTCGGTGCTCGAGGACTGTATTGCCGCAAATACCAGGAACATCCAGATCTACACTGCCGGTTTTAGGGAAGCTGGCGATGAAGAGGGAATAGCCCTGGAGAAGAGGCTTAAAAATATAGCTGAGCGAGGGGGGCTCCGCATTGTTGGTCCCAATTGCATGGGGCTTCATGTCCCCGCATCCAGGCTAACCACCTGGCTGAGCTTCGACCCCGAGCCCGGCCCCGTGGCTATGCTCGCCCAGAGTGGTGGCCATGCCGGCCAGTTTGTTTTCGATGCCCCGCTACACCGCATTCATCCAAGCAAGGTGATTAGCTATGGCAATGCCACGGTGCTCGATAGCATCGACTTCCTCGAATACCTGGCTACAGACATAGAGACGGAGATTATCTGTATGTATCTGGAGGGAGTAAGCGATGGCAGAAAGCTTACTACTCTGGTCAGGGAGATTAATAAGACAAAGCCGGTGATCATCTGGAAGGGGGGAACCACCGAGAGTGGCGCCATAGCCGCAGCCTCCCATACCGGGGCGCTCGGTGGCGAGTTGGCAGTTTGGGATGCCTTCTTCAAGCAAACCGGGGCTGTTAGGGTTGATGGCAGATACGAGCTTCTCGACGTTGCCATGACATTCCGCTACCTTCGCCCTCTGGCAAGTAACCGGGTGGCGCTGGTCGGAGGAGGGGGGGGCAACAGCGTTGCCGGCGCGGATATTTGTGCCCGGGCGGGGCTCGAGCTACCCACCCTTAGCGAGAAAACACGACAGGAACTGAGAAGCTTTATGCCCCGCGAGGGGTCCATAATAAGAAATCCAGTAGATATAGCCATGGCAATGGCAGACCTCAACAGCCTTATACGCTCCATAGAGTGCGCTATCGCCGACCCCTCTATCGACGCCGTTATCTTCATTCTATCGCCGGGTTTATTCTACCTCAAAGCTGCTATAGACCCGGCATCCCAGATGACCGCCATACAGGAGGCAACTGATAAGCAAGCCCGGATAATCCTGGATCCCCTGATCAGACTTGACCATGAGAATGCTCACAGAAAGCCCCTGGTCATGGTGTTCCGTGAAGACCTGGCACGCTTTCTCCCCGGCCAGGAGGATAGGCTTCGGCAGGGGTTGCTAAAGGAGGGGATCCCCGTCTATCACTCTCTGGAGCGGGCAAGCCGGGCCATAGGTAAGTTCATCCGCTACCACCAGTTCCACAGAAAAACGGATGCTATATAA
- a CDS encoding response regulator transcription factor produces MRILITEDEKELADALARGLRQQGYAADIAYDGEEALVMAEVNDYDLIILDLNLPKIDGVEVCSKIRASGSPTGILMLTARSSLDDRVNGLDQGADDYLVKPFHFPELLARVRAILRREGETRHPILRIGDLVLDPNAIKGYFSGSEIAFTIKEFAILEYLMRNAGRVISQEELLEHVWNEDTNMFTHTVKVHINNMRKKLSAAGAGDLISTVKGRGYLL; encoded by the coding sequence ATGCGTATCCTGATTACAGAGGACGAGAAAGAACTCGCAGATGCCCTGGCCAGAGGGCTGCGCCAGCAGGGCTATGCTGCCGATATCGCTTACGATGGCGAAGAAGCCCTTGTCATGGCGGAGGTGAACGACTACGACCTTATCATCCTCGACCTCAATCTGCCCAAGATCGATGGTGTTGAGGTATGTAGTAAGATACGGGCCTCAGGCTCACCAACCGGCATCCTCATGCTGACTGCCCGCTCCAGCCTCGACGACCGGGTAAACGGCCTGGATCAGGGTGCTGATGATTACCTGGTGAAGCCGTTCCACTTCCCTGAGCTGCTGGCACGGGTGCGCGCCATACTGCGCCGTGAGGGTGAGACGAGGCACCCCATTCTCAGGATAGGCGACCTGGTGCTCGACCCAAACGCCATTAAGGGCTACTTCAGTGGCTCGGAGATAGCGTTTACCATAAAGGAGTTCGCTATCCTTGAGTATCTGATGCGCAACGCCGGACGGGTTATAAGCCAGGAGGAGCTGCTGGAGCACGTTTGGAATGAGGATACTAACATGTTCACCCATACCGTTAAGGTCCATATCAATAACATGCGCAAGAAACTTAGCGCAGCCGGGGCGGGCGATTTAATCTCAACCGTCAAGGGGAGGGGATATTTACTATGA
- a CDS encoding HAMP domain-containing sensor histidine kinase, whose amino-acid sequence MRNYSLIGFAGLITIGGVGIYFLSRRMLKPVARVSSLAARISSTNLKERINYQGPEDEIKHLADTFDDMMGRLESTFESQKQFIQDASHELRTPIAIAQTNIEVAEMEGKATIKDYKRLLEVLKLSLERMNQLSDNLLLLSEGDQSQMKWSVVYTAALLSEVTTEASAKAAAAGVGLERGPESSEICVMGDTLRLKQALINLVDNAIKYNRTGGTVKLSARAEGSQVVLQVQDSGIGISKADQQRVFDRFYRVDKSRSRGGGGSGLGLAIVKKIVENHGGTISVESTPGEGSTFRIILPRHSPA is encoded by the coding sequence TTGAGAAATTATTCTTTAATCGGCTTCGCCGGCCTTATTACAATCGGGGGGGTAGGTATCTACTTTCTCTCACGGCGGATGCTGAAGCCGGTTGCCCGTGTCTCCTCGCTGGCGGCACGGATTTCCAGCACCAACCTGAAGGAAAGGATCAATTACCAGGGCCCCGAGGATGAGATAAAGCACCTTGCCGATACCTTCGACGACATGATGGGCCGCCTGGAGAGCACCTTCGAGTCGCAGAAGCAGTTCATTCAGGACGCATCGCATGAACTGAGGACCCCCATTGCAATAGCCCAGACGAACATAGAGGTCGCCGAGATGGAGGGAAAAGCGACTATTAAGGATTATAAACGCCTGCTGGAAGTGCTCAAGCTGAGCCTGGAGCGCATGAACCAGCTCAGCGACAACCTCCTCCTACTATCGGAGGGCGACCAGTCTCAGATGAAATGGTCGGTGGTGTATACGGCTGCCCTGCTTAGCGAGGTGACAACAGAAGCCAGTGCCAAGGCCGCAGCGGCAGGTGTGGGCCTTGAACGGGGGCCAGAATCGAGCGAAATATGCGTAATGGGGGATACCCTGCGCCTCAAGCAGGCATTAATCAACCTGGTCGATAATGCCATTAAGTATAACCGCACCGGGGGCACAGTGAAGCTCTCGGCCCGCGCCGAGGGCTCTCAGGTTGTCCTTCAAGTGCAGGATAGCGGTATCGGCATCTCAAAAGCAGACCAGCAGCGCGTTTTCGACCGCTTCTACCGCGTTGACAAGTCCAGATCTCGCGGCGGGGGAGGCAGCGGCCTTGGACTAGCCATAGTCAAGAAGATCGTGGAGAACCACGGAGGCACCATCTCGGTGGAAAGCACTCCCGGTGAGGGAAGCACTTTCCGAATAATACTGCCGCGACATAGCCCAGCCTAA
- a CDS encoding FtsX-like permease family protein, with amino-acid sequence MLTLRRAFKNIWRRRFRTVLVSLVLALCVAVFVSTIAGVDASEEATAEMLEQYEEIAESTIEQTELSMTAITVQNMRGFMPQSESSDGMSEDVADDISDMDDVAAVVPQVSGGLGEAEEAEGGGGPFGGGRVMSAYRVIGVPLDLDETYSVLPVNIVEGRSLEEDEDYAVLIGEDLTDYFDAGVGDTIKIEGTYFDVVGVYSSGFMRNEVYMSLSSAQEVLDMDGEISSLTVYADSADDVDSVVVEIEETYSDYMVMAMSDMQSQFGGRIQQQQEGIISTIDDNLSSIESTGLGITVVSVIIGVLLIFGLMFYTVRERTKEIGTLKALGFSNRDVLKQFMYEGFYVGLIGGALGLGIAAVSASLFSSLLLNTGDTMGTPVSVTVTMQVMLLGLGLAAVAGALGSLYPAWRASHVSPMEALRNE; translated from the coding sequence ATGCTTACACTGAGGAGGGCTTTTAAGAACATCTGGAGGAGGAGGTTCAGGACAGTGCTGGTGAGCCTGGTCCTGGCCCTATGCGTAGCGGTTTTCGTTTCCACCATCGCCGGGGTTGATGCCAGTGAGGAAGCCACCGCAGAAATGCTGGAGCAGTATGAGGAAATCGCAGAGAGTACGATAGAGCAAACAGAGCTGTCGATGACCGCGATTACGGTCCAAAATATGAGAGGATTTATGCCTCAGTCTGAGTCTAGTGATGGGATGAGTGAAGATGTAGCCGATGACATCTCGGATATGGACGACGTCGCGGCGGTGGTACCGCAGGTCAGCGGCGGTTTAGGCGAAGCAGAGGAGGCAGAGGGTGGGGGAGGCCCATTTGGTGGCGGTAGGGTCATGTCTGCCTATAGGGTAATCGGTGTTCCACTGGACCTCGATGAGACGTACAGCGTGTTGCCGGTAAATATCGTCGAAGGACGAAGCCTGGAAGAGGATGAAGATTACGCCGTTCTCATCGGCGAGGACCTTACCGATTACTTCGATGCGGGTGTCGGCGATACCATAAAAATCGAAGGGACGTATTTCGATGTAGTCGGGGTCTACTCGAGCGGCTTTATGAGAAACGAGGTCTATATGAGCCTCTCTTCCGCTCAGGAGGTGCTCGATATGGATGGGGAGATATCCTCATTGACCGTGTATGCCGATAGCGCTGACGATGTCGACTCTGTGGTCGTTGAAATAGAAGAGACCTATTCGGACTACATGGTCATGGCTATGAGTGACATGCAATCCCAGTTCGGTGGTCGTATTCAGCAACAGCAGGAAGGTATTATCAGTACAATTGACGACAATCTCTCCAGCATAGAATCTACGGGATTAGGTATTACTGTTGTATCTGTTATTATCGGGGTCCTGCTTATCTTCGGCCTGATGTTCTACACGGTGCGCGAGAGAACCAAGGAGATAGGTACACTGAAGGCACTGGGGTTCAGTAACCGGGATGTCCTGAAGCAATTTATGTATGAGGGGTTTTACGTTGGCCTCATCGGAGGGGCTCTCGGTCTCGGCATCGCTGCTGTGAGTGCATCGCTGTTCAGTTCCTTGCTGCTCAATACAGGCGATACCATGGGAACACCGGTATCCGTAACGGTTACCATGCAAGTCATGCTGCTGGGACTGGGCTTGGCCGCTGTAGCCGGGGCTTTGGGAAGCCTGTACCCCGCATGGAGAGCATCCCACGTGAGCCCTATGGAGGCGCTAAGGAATGAATAA
- a CDS encoding ABC transporter ATP-binding protein, which yields MENNTIVKTKGLSKVFKMGGQDVRALSNVNLEITKGEFVAIMGPSGSGKTTLLTLIGCLDKPTKGKIYLGRKGIEVTSVPDSSLYKIRRDNLGFIFQSFNLIPSLSAIENVVLPMEASEKSGKKRRKRALELLSLVDIADRENHKPSQLSGGEQQRVSIARALANDPDLILADEPTGNLDSETGESIMNILRRLTTDKNRTVIVVTHNNYIAEMANRTLIIRDGKLQN from the coding sequence ATGGAAAACAACACAATTGTCAAGACAAAAGGTTTGAGCAAAGTATTTAAGATGGGCGGGCAAGACGTTCGTGCCCTCTCGAATGTGAACCTTGAGATAACAAAGGGCGAGTTTGTAGCGATCATGGGGCCCTCGGGCTCAGGAAAAACCACCCTGCTCACCCTGATCGGATGCCTGGATAAACCGACCAAGGGGAAAATATATCTCGGGCGAAAGGGTATAGAAGTTACCAGCGTACCGGACTCTTCGCTCTACAAGATAAGAAGGGATAATCTGGGGTTCATCTTCCAGAGCTTCAACCTGATACCCAGCCTGAGCGCTATCGAAAATGTGGTGCTTCCCATGGAAGCTTCGGAGAAATCGGGGAAAAAGAGAAGGAAAAGGGCGCTAGAGCTACTGAGCCTGGTAGATATTGCCGACAGGGAAAACCACAAGCCTTCTCAATTGAGCGGTGGAGAGCAGCAGAGGGTATCAATCGCCCGCGCTCTGGCAAACGACCCCGATCTGATCCTGGCGGATGAACCCACAGGCAATCTGGACTCCGAGACCGGAGAGAGCATTATGAATATACTGCGACGATTGACCACCGATAAGAACCGTACGGTTATTGTCGTGACTCACAACAACTATATAGCTGAAATGGCAAACAGGACGCTCATTATAAGAGACGGGAAGCTCCAGAATTAA
- a CDS encoding trypsin-like peptidase domain-containing protein yields the protein MDKIRVRNLVLTLTLITLFTLSISCNSLYSEDISSEDSQSPILPNIADVVALVTPSVVTIDTETTYQFFHRSFTQEGAGSGWIIDESGIIVTNNHVVDGADSIIITLYDGSTFFIDPDTIATDPTDDLAIIRIDAENLPAANIGDSSELRVGDWVVAIGNPLGLGISAKEGIVSRLDVSLTVDGQTLTDLIETSAAINPGNSGGPLVNMQGEVIGITSAKVSSVGVEGLGYAISIDEAMPIIEELITSG from the coding sequence ATGGATAAGATACGCGTAAGAAACCTTGTTCTTACCCTCACCTTGATCACGTTGTTTACGCTTAGCATCTCGTGCAATTCGCTATATAGCGAAGATATTTCATCTGAAGACAGCCAATCCCCTATATTGCCCAATATTGCCGATGTCGTCGCTTTAGTCACACCTTCGGTCGTGACTATCGACACTGAAACGACCTATCAGTTTTTCCACCGATCTTTTACCCAGGAAGGTGCTGGCTCGGGATGGATCATCGATGAGAGTGGTATTATCGTTACTAATAATCATGTTGTTGACGGAGCTGATAGTATCATTATAACATTGTACGATGGCAGCACCTTTTTTATTGACCCTGATACGATTGCGACCGACCCGACCGATGACTTGGCTATTATCAGAATTGACGCTGAAAACCTTCCGGCAGCCAATATTGGTGACTCATCCGAACTACGGGTCGGTGACTGGGTAGTAGCTATCGGCAATCCGCTCGGGCTAGGCATTAGTGCGAAAGAGGGTATAGTCAGCCGTTTGGACGTTTCTTTAACAGTGGACGGCCAAACATTAACTGACCTCATTGAAACGAGCGCTGCGATAAATCCCGGCAATAGCGGTGGGCCGCTGGTGAACATGCAGGGAGAGGTAATCGGTATCACCAGTGCCAAGGTTAGTTCTGTTGGAGTAGAGGGGCTAGGCTATGCCATCAGCATCGATGAGGCTATGCCTATAATAGAGGAATTGATTACTAGTGGGTAG